The Oculatellaceae cyanobacterium DNA window ATACTACCTGTATCCAATCAATTTCTTGACGGATAAATGGTAAATTGCGATCGTTTACGCTCATTGCCCCGCCGAAAATCACAACCCCCTGATGATTGGCGATGTTATCCGGTAGTTTATCGCCTCGGCTAGGTATCCGAATATCAAGGTGATATCCCTTAGCGCGGAGGATTTTACCAACCAATCCGGTATATGAAGTAGATTGATGGACGATGATTAGGATCTGTTTCACTCTAGAATTTTGTAAGGCAAAATTTCTTCTAGAATTACACAATTACTTGTATATAGATACCTGTTATATCAATTCAGGAGGCAGCGCCTCTAACCATCGTTCCCAGGTTTAACCTGGGAACGAGTAGATTAAGCGACGGGTGTAAGCTTAGAAACTTCAGCAGCTATAACTTGGCTCCATTTATGACGAATGTAGTCATAAATCTCTAAATATTCAGCGCCTGGTATGTTCCAAGAATAGTCATATTCCATACCCTGAACCACAAGCTGGCGGAATTCTTCAGGATAGTCATACCATAGCCCGATTGCCCGATCCATTGCTGACTCAAGTGCCTGGTAATCGGATTCATAGAAAACATAGCCGTTGCGTTTTTCAGGCGGCTTATTGTGGTCGTAGTCTCTATCAAATACTGTATTTATAAGTCCACCTACTCCTCGGACAATTGGCACAGTGCCATATCTAAACCCAATCATTTGAGTTAATCCGCAAGGTTCATAATTGCTAGGAACTACAATCATGTCAGCACCTGCATAAATTAGGTGGGATAATTCTTCATTAAAACCAAGTTCTAAATGAACGTCAGGATTATCATTTAAGAAACGTTTTTCGTGTTGGAATTGAGCATTAATTTTCGCTCCTGTTGCGGAGCCTAGTAATACAAATTGTGCATCTTTAAATAGTGAGTGGTAAATCGCATGATGGACGAGATGTACGCCTTTTTGTTCGTCCAAGCGACCAATGTAGCAAATTAGTGGTTTATCAACATCACGCAGTAGCAATCTTTCGCGTAAAGCTTTTTTATTCAGTGCTTTTTCTGCTAAATTATCTTTACTGTAGTGACCAGGAATGTAGCGATCGCTCTCTGGATTCCACACATCATAATCTATACCATTCAGCACACCTTTAAACTTGTACTGGAATGAATGCAAGGTGTGACCTAAACCATATCCGATATCGGTAAAACGAGCTTCCCAAGCGTGGTGAGGCGAAACTGTGGTGACATAATTTGAGTAAATAATCCCCCCTTTCATCATATTTAAAGCAAAGGGATTAAAGTTATCACGCAGGCGTTCATATTGGAAATAATAGGCTTCTTGATTTAAACCTGTCGCCTGTAAAATCTCAGCACCCGCTATTCCCTGGTGTTTAAAGTTGTGGATGGTGTAGCAAACTCGTTGATGTTCCATGCCATGATATTTGTAAATCTCAAACAGCATCACTGGAACTAAGCCTGTCTGCCAGTCGTGACAATGAATTACATCTGGTCGTTTATTGCTACGGTGGAGAAATTCTAAGGCAGCTTTGCTAAAGAAGGCAAAACGCATATTATCGTCATCACAGCCGTAATAACAGCCACGATGGAAGAAATTATCTTGGGAGTGGGGTTCAATAAAGAAACATAGCCGTCCGTGTACCCAACCACAATAGACAGAACAGTGAACCGCGCCACCATACCAGGGTACAGACAAATCACGGTAGGCATCATGCAGCCCCCAAATATGGTCGTAGCGCATACAATCGTACATCGGCAGGATAATCTCGACGGTATTACCCTGAATTTCTAATTCCCGACTCAGTGCGTAAACAACATCTCCCAACCCTCCAGCTTTAATAACAGGGGCACATTCCGAAGCTATTTGTACGATGTACATTTTTCACCCACTCCTCATCTACAGGCATTATCTTTACAAAACATAATATTTGCTCTTCCGCAAGTTCTCCAGGGTTGCATAACGTTGTGTAATATGCTATGCGTAGGGGCAAGTTTTCACCTAGTGGAGTGAATGCGATCGCAAGCTAAAATATAAAGATACACAGGTAAAAGTACCCAAGCAAAATACGGATTTCCAGACTAATTGCGGGTTCCAGTTTCGCTAACCTAAAAGCAGTTGCAATTAATAGATATCCTGTGACATCGACACTACAAACAGAGTCTAATGCTGCCAGCAAGCTGCTTAATATCAATACTATTTACTACGAACCTGCTGCATTAGAGTATTCACGAGGTCAACAGATTTTAGAACGTTATCCCGACGCTAAACGTATTGAGGTAGCTTCACACTGGAATATCCCTGAGTTGCATGGTAATGAAGAAGTTGTTGGCGACTGGAATAAGATTAAGCGCACAGTATTAGTTTTAGGTGTGAAGAAGTCGCTGTCTTGTTTAGCTTATGAACGCAGTTGTGATTTTGTTGCACCTTCGCAAGCAAACGGCTGCGCGATGGCTTGTGCTTATTGCGTGGTTTCCGGCACAATGATTTCTACTCCCAAAGGTCAAGTACCTGTCGAGCAAATTCAGGATGGAGATGAAGTATTCGCTTACGATAATTCTTCGGGACAACTTGTAGTAGCTGTCGTTTCTGGAATTGCTTCCAGGGAAGTTGACGAAGTGCTTGAAATTCAGGTTGGAGACACAGTGCTGCGTGTAACGGCAGAACACCCGATAATGACTCGTAGAGGATGGGTAAAAGCACAAGATCTAACTGAAGACGATGAAGTTCTGTGTGATGATGCCCACAAAGAGTAATTCCATTGTTGACATCTAAGGCATAGTTTGGAAATAAGGAAACTGGTATGACATGGTGTGCTTGTAAAACCTCGGTACTTCCGCAACAACGGCAAAGTCGCTCCCTTTGCACTACACTGTCAGACCAGTGCTTACCTTCTGTACGTTGTCTAAATGTTTGCTTTGCACTGCCATCAACGTAATTAGGATTACCTTGACCAGAGTGTAACTTAGAAAGTGCTTTAGCTTGAGCTTTTCTGCCTTCACCTGCTTCAGAACAAGTTGGACAGTAACCTGCTCTATTTTCATAAGTTTTGAATGATTCACTGCATATTTTGCAAGTTTGCAGCTTGGTATGAAGATTAGGTAGAGACTTATCAATTTTAAACAGAATACCTTCGTACTTTTTTATTGTTCTGACATCTTTACCTAAGTATTTACTTGCTTGTAAGTAGGAATAAAAAGACTGAAAAGGTTTAGATATCATTTCAGCCTGCAATTCTTGACATATCTGACTACAAAAGTCGCCTTGAAGAGTTTGCTTGCCACACCAAAAGCAATTTTTCTTAATCATGGGCGTACTATTACCGTTAAAAATACAGATTTAGCTCCAAAAATAATCTATGCTTACTTACAAAAAGATCGCCAGTATCAAACGAGTTAAAACAAATGTCACTGTTCATAATTTCCATGTTCCTGGTACAGAGTCTTTTGTTGCTAATGGTATAGTAACCCACAACTGTTATGTGGCTCGACGCAAAGGTTTTGCCAACCCGATTACAACTTTCGTTAATATCGAGAAAATCTGCGGATATTTAGAACGCCACGCTAAACGTCAAGGAATTAAGCAGCAACCCACTCAAGCAGATCCTAATCTTTGGGTTTATGAGTTAGGTACAAATAGTGATTGCTCGGCTGATGCTGTTGTATCTGATAATATAAAAGACTTAGTTGCTTTGTTCCGCAATATTCCGAATGCTAAGGCGACATTTGCAACGAAGTTTGTTAACCGTGATTTACTAAATTACGATCCACAAGGTAAGACGCGCATTCGGTTTAGTTTAATGCCGCAGTCAATTTCTAGTACGGTGGATGTGAGAACATCTAAAATTAGCGATCGCATCAACGCTGTTAACGATTTCCTAGAAGCAGGTTATGAAGTTAACCTCAACTTCGCACCTGTTATCTATTACGACAATTGGTTAAAAGATTATACCGAGTTATTCCAACAAATTGACGATACCCTCTCCCCACAAGCTAAAGCACAATTACAAACTGAGGTAGTATTTCTCACCCATAACGATCAACTACATGAAGTAAATATGGGTTGGCATCCCCAAGCAGAGGAGTTATTATGGCGACCAGATTTGCAAGAAAGTAAGATTTCCCAAACAGGCGGTAAGAATTTGCGCTATAAGCGAGGGTTTAAGCGGGATATTGTTGATAGCTTTACTGAATTGTTGTCAGAACATTTGCCTTATTGTGCAATTCGTTATGCTTTTTAATGGATTACACAACGTTTAACCCAACACGATAGTTTTGTTGGGTTTTACTTTGAGTGTGGGTAACACTCCTGCAATCAGGAGGCTTACACTACATTGAAATTATGATTAATTAACCAAAATTAAGATCAGACCTACTCAATATCAACTATGACGGCAAACGCTACCATTACTAACAATCCCTTACTGATTGGCAAAGGTTTACCCCCGTTTGATGCCATTAAGCCTGAGTATGTAGTACCTGCTATGACTCAACTATTGGCAGAACTTGACTCTGAACTTACCAATTTAGAAGCCAATGTCAAGCCAACTTGGAACGATTTAGTAGAACCTCTACAACAATTTGTAGAACGTCTAAGTTGGAGTTGGGGTATTGTTAACCATTTAATGGGTGTGAAAAATAGCCCGGAATTACGGGAAGCCCATGAAACTGTACAACCGCAAGTTGTCCAATTTTGGAATAAGCTAAGTCAAAGTCAACCTTTATATAAAGCGTTTAAAGCCTTAAGCGAAAGTGATGCTTGGGATAGTTTAGAACCTGCTCAAAAACGCATTGTTGAAGCAGCGATTAAAGATGCTGAACTTTCTGGTGTAGGATTAGAGGGAGAAAAGCGCGATCGCTTCAATGCTATCCAACTAGAATTAGCAGAACTTTCTACCAAATTTTCTAACCACGTTTTAGATGCTACTAAAGCTTTTAGCTTAACTCTCACCAGCAAAGAAGAAGTAGACGGTTTACCTCCTAGCTTACTCAGTTTAGCTGCTGCTTCTGCCCGTGATGCAGGTGAAGAAAACGCCACACCAGAAAACGGCCCCTGGCGTATTACCTTAGATGTCCCCAGTTATGGCCCTTTCATGCAGCACAGCACTCGCCGTGACTTGCGGGAAAAACTCTATAAAGCCTTTGTAAGTCGTGCTTCTAGTGGTGATTTAGATAACAGTCCCATCATTGAGCGCATTTTACAGCTCAAGAAAGAAAAATCTAAAATACTAGGTTTTAACAGTTATGCTGAGTTAAGCCTAGCTAGTAAAATGGCTCCTAATGTAGAAGCTGTAGAAGCACTACTAGAACAACTCCGCCAAGCTAGTTATGATGCTGCTATTAAAGATTTGGAACAGTTAAAAGCTTTTGCTGCTGCTAAAGGTGCAGAAGAAGCAAATGATTTAAAACATTGGGATGTTAGTTTTTGGGCAGAACGTCAACGGGAAGAAAAATTTGATTTTAGTGCCGAAGAATTACGTCCTTATTTCCCATTGCATCAAGTTTTAGATGGGTTATTTGGTTTAGTAAAACGCTTATTTGGTGCTACTGTTACCCCTGCTGATGGACAAGCACCTGTTTGGCATCCAGACGTGCGTTACTTCCAAATTGCTGATGAAACAGGTAACCCGATTGCATACTTCTATTTAGACCCTTACAGTCGTCCTGCTGAAAAGCGCGGCGGTGCCTGGATGGATGATTGTATTGGTCGTGCCAAGATTACTGAAAACGGTAAAACTGATACGCGCCTACCTGTAGCTTATTTGGTATGTAACCAATCTCCCCCAGTAGATGGCAAACCTAGTTTGATGACTTTTGGGGAAGTGGAAACGCTCTTTCACGAGTTTGGTCACGGCTTGCAGCATATGCTGACTAAAGTAGATTATGCTGGTGCAGCCGGAATCAATAATGTTGAGTGGGATGCAGTAGAACTAGCCAGCCAGTTTATGGAAAACTGGTGTTATGAGCAACCAACTTTGATGGGAATGGCAAGGCATTATGAAACAGGAGAACCTTTGCCAGAACATTACTACCAAAAGCTAGTTGCAGCTAAGAATTATATGAGTGGTAGTGGAATGCTGCGACAGTTGCACTTTAGCTTAGTTGATTTGGAATTGCATCACCGCTATCAACCAGGTGGTAATGAATCTATCAAAGAGGTGCGTAACCGTATTGCTAAAAATACTACCGTTTTACCACCGCTACCAGAAGACAATTTCTTGTGTGCGTTTGGACATATTTTTGCTGGCGGGTATGCAGCCGGATATTACAGCTATAAGTGGGCTGAAGTTTTAAGTGCAGATGCTTTTGCAGCTTTTGAAGAAGCTGGCTTAGAAGATGAGCAAGCTGTAGCTAATACTGGCGTGCGTTACCGCGATACAGTGTTAGCGCTTGGTGGTAGTAAGCCGCCAATGGAGGTGTTTAAAACTTTCCGAGGACGGGAACCAAGTACTACTGCTTTACTGAGACATAGTGGTTTAACAGTAGCAGCTTAAGTTGCTGTGCGAACTGA harbors:
- the glgA gene encoding glycogen synthase GlgA, with the translated sequence MYIVQIASECAPVIKAGGLGDVVYALSRELEIQGNTVEIILPMYDCMRYDHIWGLHDAYRDLSVPWYGGAVHCSVYCGWVHGRLCFFIEPHSQDNFFHRGCYYGCDDDNMRFAFFSKAALEFLHRSNKRPDVIHCHDWQTGLVPVMLFEIYKYHGMEHQRVCYTIHNFKHQGIAGAEILQATGLNQEAYYFQYERLRDNFNPFALNMMKGGIIYSNYVTTVSPHHAWEARFTDIGYGLGHTLHSFQYKFKGVLNGIDYDVWNPESDRYIPGHYSKDNLAEKALNKKALRERLLLRDVDKPLICYIGRLDEQKGVHLVHHAIYHSLFKDAQFVLLGSATGAKINAQFQHEKRFLNDNPDVHLELGFNEELSHLIYAGADMIVVPSNYEPCGLTQMIGFRYGTVPIVRGVGGLINTVFDRDYDHNKPPEKRNGYVFYESDYQALESAMDRAIGLWYDYPEEFRQLVVQGMEYDYSWNIPGAEYLEIYDYIRHKWSQVIAAEVSKLTPVA
- a CDS encoding polymorphic toxin-type HINT domain-containing protein, with the protein product MTSTLQTESNAASKLLNINTIYYEPAALEYSRGQQILERYPDAKRIEVASHWNIPELHGNEEVVGDWNKIKRTVLVLGVKKSLSCLAYERSCDFVAPSQANGCAMACAYCVVSGTMISTPKGQVPVEQIQDGDEVFAYDNSSGQLVVAVVSGIASREVDEVLEIQVGDTVLRVTAEHPIMTRRGWVKAQDLTEDDEVLCDDAHKE
- a CDS encoding M3 family metallopeptidase → MTANATITNNPLLIGKGLPPFDAIKPEYVVPAMTQLLAELDSELTNLEANVKPTWNDLVEPLQQFVERLSWSWGIVNHLMGVKNSPELREAHETVQPQVVQFWNKLSQSQPLYKAFKALSESDAWDSLEPAQKRIVEAAIKDAELSGVGLEGEKRDRFNAIQLELAELSTKFSNHVLDATKAFSLTLTSKEEVDGLPPSLLSLAAASARDAGEENATPENGPWRITLDVPSYGPFMQHSTRRDLREKLYKAFVSRASSGDLDNSPIIERILQLKKEKSKILGFNSYAELSLASKMAPNVEAVEALLEQLRQASYDAAIKDLEQLKAFAAAKGAEEANDLKHWDVSFWAERQREEKFDFSAEELRPYFPLHQVLDGLFGLVKRLFGATVTPADGQAPVWHPDVRYFQIADETGNPIAYFYLDPYSRPAEKRGGAWMDDCIGRAKITENGKTDTRLPVAYLVCNQSPPVDGKPSLMTFGEVETLFHEFGHGLQHMLTKVDYAGAAGINNVEWDAVELASQFMENWCYEQPTLMGMARHYETGEPLPEHYYQKLVAAKNYMSGSGMLRQLHFSLVDLELHHRYQPGGNESIKEVRNRIAKNTTVLPPLPEDNFLCAFGHIFAGGYAAGYYSYKWAEVLSADAFAAFEEAGLEDEQAVANTGVRYRDTVLALGGSKPPMEVFKTFRGREPSTTALLRHSGLTVAA